Proteins encoded within one genomic window of Desulfurispira natronophila:
- a CDS encoding Nif3-like dinuclear metal center hexameric protein translates to MSITMQHLATCLETLAPLCLAQEWDNCGFMTGTPTDIIQGVLLSLDVHPETIEEATERGANLIVTHHPLMMSPTKQLVVGSKGGHGLAIQALQKGISIYSSHTNLDIAWGGLNDHLAKLIQLNVEGVLESDEPEGISKMVVYLPVDEDVLESISQAMYKAGAGILGDFTHRAFISQGRGTYKNLSDQLAKMNEECDEYRLEATAWNRDIANITNAIYMSHPYHTPPIDIIPMHNQASHHGLGRIGSFNEAHNLQSLTRLLKSTLSLSHVVVADGGKQQLQRAAVVSGSGGSLVKVAKRCRADVYITGDLKYHDALWAVENGLTVIDCGHFGTESIFCQLISDYISSTYPQLPVMTSQRMINPLQVW, encoded by the coding sequence ATGAGTATCACCATGCAGCATTTGGCAACATGCCTGGAAACCCTGGCACCGCTTTGCCTGGCGCAAGAGTGGGATAACTGTGGTTTTATGACGGGCACACCGACAGATATCATTCAGGGTGTACTTCTGAGCCTGGATGTTCACCCGGAAACTATAGAAGAGGCCACAGAACGAGGTGCTAACCTCATTGTGACCCATCACCCATTGATGATGAGCCCAACCAAACAACTGGTAGTTGGTTCAAAAGGTGGTCATGGACTGGCTATTCAGGCGTTGCAAAAGGGTATTAGCATCTATAGCTCCCATACGAACCTGGACATTGCATGGGGGGGGCTCAACGACCACCTGGCAAAGCTTATTCAACTGAATGTCGAAGGAGTGCTGGAGTCCGACGAGCCAGAGGGAATCAGCAAGATGGTCGTTTACTTACCCGTAGATGAAGATGTATTGGAAAGCATTTCGCAAGCCATGTATAAGGCGGGCGCAGGAATACTGGGAGACTTTACTCACCGTGCATTTATTTCACAGGGCCGGGGAACCTACAAAAATCTAAGCGATCAACTGGCCAAGATGAATGAAGAGTGTGATGAGTATCGCCTGGAGGCAACTGCATGGAACAGGGATATTGCCAACATCACTAACGCTATTTATATGAGTCACCCTTACCATACACCACCCATAGATATTATCCCCATGCACAACCAGGCAAGCCATCACGGCCTGGGCCGTATCGGTAGTTTTAATGAAGCTCACAATTTGCAAAGCCTGACCAGGTTGCTGAAAAGTACCCTGAGCCTGTCTCACGTTGTCGTGGCCGATGGTGGAAAGCAGCAGCTGCAAAGAGCAGCAGTTGTGAGTGGATCTGGAGGTTCACTGGTCAAGGTCGCCAAGCGTTGCCGGGCTGATGTGTACATTACCGGCGACCTCAAATACCACGATGCACTCTGGGCTGTTGAAAATGGACTGACGGTGATAGATTGTGGTCACTTCGGTACTGAATCAATTTTTTGTCAGCTCATAAGTGATTACATCAGTTCAACCTACCCTCAATTGCCAGTGATGACAAGCCAGCGTATGATCAACCCTCTACAGGTGTGGTAA
- a CDS encoding MATE family efflux transporter, giving the protein MPSIFNRFFRECRFLLLLATPIVMAQLSHMAMGFVDTVMAGRVSPDDLAAVAIGSSIWMPVYLALAGILMALTPIVAHHYGAGVYDAIAPVLRQGMWLALVLGIGAFFLLRHMTPLMEVMEIEPKVQQLTLDYLRAIAWGFPPLILYQALRSFSEGLSITRPIMVIGMLGLGLNIPANYVLIYGKLGFPAMGGVGCGWASALVMWFLCLGMGAWILRSRGYRFLPSLLQVEWPALRQQWRIIWLGAPIGIAFFVETSMFAVIALLVASLGATVVAGHQIALNFTSLLFMVPLSISMAITIRVGQLVGAGEAYQARFSAVSGIAITLGTALLFSTTIFALAPQIAQMYSPDPGVQAMAVTLLLLAALFQISDALQVSAAGGLRGYKDTRIPMLITFVAFWGIGLPLGYILGLSPWLLEPLGAAGFWIGLVAGLSAAAAMQGLRLYRVSRLQLRL; this is encoded by the coding sequence ATGCCATCCATTTTCAACCGATTTTTCCGTGAGTGTCGTTTTCTTCTCCTTCTTGCTACTCCTATTGTAATGGCCCAGCTTTCCCATATGGCTATGGGCTTTGTAGATACTGTTATGGCGGGTCGTGTCAGTCCCGACGACCTGGCAGCTGTGGCTATTGGCTCAAGTATCTGGATGCCAGTTTATCTTGCCCTGGCTGGTATTCTTATGGCCCTGACCCCCATAGTAGCCCACCACTACGGTGCCGGCGTATACGATGCCATTGCCCCAGTATTGCGCCAGGGAATGTGGTTAGCACTGGTGCTGGGCATCGGAGCCTTTTTTCTGTTGCGCCATATGACGCCACTCATGGAAGTAATGGAGATAGAGCCAAAAGTGCAGCAATTAACACTGGACTATCTGCGAGCAATTGCCTGGGGCTTTCCGCCACTGATTCTCTACCAGGCTCTGCGCTCTTTCAGTGAGGGCCTCTCTATAACCCGCCCTATAATGGTGATTGGCATGCTGGGACTGGGACTTAACATTCCAGCCAACTACGTTCTTATTTATGGCAAACTGGGCTTTCCTGCAATGGGCGGAGTGGGCTGTGGTTGGGCCAGTGCGCTCGTCATGTGGTTTCTGTGCCTGGGCATGGGCGCCTGGATTTTACGCAGCCGCGGCTATCGTTTTTTGCCTTCTCTGTTACAGGTGGAGTGGCCTGCACTGCGTCAGCAGTGGCGAATTATTTGGCTGGGTGCTCCCATTGGAATTGCATTTTTTGTAGAAACCAGCATGTTTGCCGTTATTGCCTTGCTGGTAGCTTCTTTGGGGGCAACGGTAGTAGCAGGACACCAAATTGCCCTTAACTTTACCTCCCTGCTCTTCATGGTTCCACTCAGTATATCCATGGCTATTACTATCAGGGTCGGGCAACTTGTGGGGGCGGGAGAGGCTTACCAAGCACGTTTTAGTGCCGTTTCTGGCATTGCTATCACCCTGGGCACGGCACTGCTGTTTTCTACAACTATTTTCGCCTTGGCACCGCAAATTGCCCAAATGTACTCTCCCGATCCTGGGGTGCAAGCCATGGCGGTCACCCTTCTTTTGCTGGCAGCTCTCTTCCAGATATCTGATGCCCTGCAGGTAAGCGCAGCCGGAGGACTCCGCGGTTATAAGGACACTCGCATCCCTATGCTTATCACCTTTGTGGCGTTCTGGGGTATCGGACTCCCGCTGGGATATATCCTTGGCCTTAGCCCCTGGTTGCTGGAGCCATTGGGAGCTGCTGGATTCTGGATTGGTCTTGTGGCAGGCTTAAGCGCAGCTGCAGCGATGCAGGGACTGCGCCTGTATCGGGTTAGCCGCCTGCAACTTCGGCTGTAA
- a CDS encoding glycosyltransferase family 9 protein, with the protein MHLPHPSEIQSICILRLSALGDVCNLVPAVRFIQQQYPHIHITWVIGQAESNLLEGLEGVEFVVYAKKQGWQGLRSLRRQLAGRHFDILLHMQAALRASAVSLAIPARVRLGFDRDRAKDGQWMFSNCRIEPHSRSHVLEGFLDFVNRLGIDTKGPLCWNIPIPQSARESALKINGNHRPYMIVSPCSTQRTRNYRNWPAEKYAEVIRYAFQKWGLYTILTGGSSEVELEYAEMLQLLTPEPAIVNTIGKTDLKTLLALIDDAVTVIAPDSGPVHMATALETPAIGLYASSNPQRTGPYRSQQWVVNRYPDAVERYLGKEVSQVGWGERVRHPNVMDMISVAQVEERLNELLKVHELK; encoded by the coding sequence ATGCATCTACCCCACCCTTCTGAAATTCAATCCATCTGCATACTGCGCCTCTCCGCCCTGGGGGACGTCTGTAATCTGGTACCAGCTGTACGCTTTATTCAACAACAGTACCCTCACATTCACATTACCTGGGTTATCGGACAGGCCGAGAGCAACCTGTTGGAAGGCCTGGAAGGGGTAGAGTTTGTTGTTTACGCCAAAAAACAAGGATGGCAGGGGCTGCGTAGCCTTCGTCGTCAGCTCGCAGGGCGCCATTTTGATATTCTATTGCACATGCAAGCCGCCTTGCGAGCCAGCGCTGTATCCCTGGCAATTCCCGCCAGGGTTCGCCTTGGATTCGACCGTGATCGTGCCAAGGATGGGCAGTGGATGTTCAGTAATTGCCGCATAGAGCCTCACTCCCGCTCCCATGTGCTGGAAGGTTTCCTGGATTTTGTCAATCGCCTGGGAATCGACACCAAGGGCCCCTTGTGCTGGAACATTCCTATTCCGCAATCCGCACGTGAAAGTGCTCTGAAAATCAACGGCAACCATCGCCCGTACATGATCGTCAGCCCATGCTCTACCCAGCGAACACGCAACTACCGCAACTGGCCAGCAGAAAAGTACGCTGAAGTCATTCGCTATGCTTTTCAAAAGTGGGGCTTGTACACTATCCTGACTGGCGGGAGCAGCGAGGTAGAGCTTGAGTATGCAGAAATGCTCCAACTGCTCACTCCTGAGCCCGCTATTGTCAACACGATTGGCAAAACCGATCTAAAAACTCTGTTGGCTCTTATCGATGATGCGGTAACAGTGATTGCTCCTGACTCGGGCCCTGTTCACATGGCAACAGCTTTAGAAACTCCTGCTATAGGCCTCTATGCCAGCTCCAATCCACAACGGACCGGCCCCTACCGCAGTCAACAGTGGGTGGTAAATCGTTACCCTGATGCTGTGGAACGTTACCTAGGCAAAGAAGTCAGCCAGGTGGGTTGGGGAGAGCGGGTGCGACATCCCAATGTTATGGATATGATTTCCGTTGCCCAGGTAGAGGAGCGACTCAACGAACTGCTCAAAGTGCACGAGTTAAAATAA
- a CDS encoding HD-GYP domain-containing protein: MDNTQTIHTQHLKRGHILAKTVVDQEGYTIAEAHTRLYSPAIKRIRDAGIESVEIFRSNVKNPQARERLRMWEPQQVEETPYRHELGIVRTAYDFLASLLTNNAQQISQGSEPSLSQEQIFSHLNDLMESYLRNYRALLSLSGMAQKRHSPQVQHALRRTLIACALATHITKGDRQETLYMTAASLLADIGMHRIPTAIINKPGKLDEQERKVLETHPILAARILQKRNFPQPVLRYILEHHERLDGTGYPKGLAGNDISLGAALVGLCDTYCAMTSVRSYRGAENPTMALAKILQGKGVVHHGELVDKLVRYIGIFPIGTIVKLSTDEIGVVNQHFPDAPLRPRVAVGINERGQKAPRPFLRDLKTEEDIKIMRVVDPQAVSLDVGQLLYLR, from the coding sequence ATGGATAACACCCAAACCATTCACACACAACACCTCAAACGCGGACATATTCTGGCCAAGACTGTCGTTGACCAAGAGGGGTACACTATAGCAGAGGCTCACACCCGCCTTTACTCACCCGCTATTAAACGCATTCGTGATGCTGGCATAGAGTCAGTTGAAATATTTCGCAGCAACGTCAAAAATCCCCAGGCTCGTGAACGTCTTCGAATGTGGGAGCCACAGCAGGTGGAAGAGACGCCATATCGACACGAGCTAGGCATTGTACGCACTGCCTACGATTTCCTTGCATCCTTGCTTACCAATAACGCTCAACAAATATCTCAGGGCAGTGAGCCAAGCCTCTCACAGGAGCAGATTTTTTCCCATCTTAATGACCTCATGGAAAGTTATTTGCGCAACTACCGGGCGCTACTTAGTCTTTCAGGCATGGCTCAGAAGCGCCACTCTCCCCAAGTGCAGCATGCCCTTCGGCGCACCTTGATTGCCTGTGCTCTGGCCACTCACATTACCAAGGGAGACCGGCAAGAAACGCTTTATATGACTGCAGCGTCCCTGCTGGCAGATATTGGCATGCACCGCATTCCCACCGCCATTATCAACAAACCAGGAAAGCTGGATGAGCAGGAGCGCAAGGTTTTAGAAACTCATCCTATACTGGCAGCCCGGATACTACAAAAACGTAACTTTCCTCAGCCGGTACTACGCTACATCCTTGAGCACCACGAGCGGCTGGATGGCACAGGCTACCCCAAGGGTCTTGCCGGAAACGATATTTCACTCGGAGCAGCATTGGTGGGGCTATGTGACACCTACTGCGCCATGACTTCGGTGCGCAGTTATCGCGGTGCGGAGAACCCCACCATGGCCCTTGCCAAGATACTGCAAGGAAAAGGTGTGGTCCACCATGGTGAGCTCGTAGACAAGTTGGTACGATATATTGGCATTTTCCCTATCGGCACCATTGTCAAACTGAGCACTGATGAAATTGGCGTTGTAAACCAGCACTTTCCTGACGCTCCTTTGCGCCCGCGTGTAGCAGTGGGAATCAATGAGCGGGGACAAAAAGCTCCACGTCCTTTCCTGAGGGATCTTAAAACTGAAGAAGATATCAAGATTATGCGAGTCGTGGACCCTCAAGCTGTAAGCCTTGATGTGGGGCAGTTGCTCTATTTACGCTAA
- a CDS encoding DUF1847 domain-containing protein: protein MATENRLLTCTECSALNCYKRHSQYPEFCPTLDLDQDALDEALQTYRQDPWNDKAFKAAAEVEGHFYGRLTRIEEIAEFAKRIDITHIGIATCIGMMRESRLLAKFLKGRGYQTTGFSCKLGSKDKTDVGVPEGDKIAPGKFEAMCNPVLQARLLEQAGTELNVIMGLCVGHDTLFIKYSAAPVTYAVVKDRVLAHNPAAALYTSDFYYKKLFE from the coding sequence ATGGCAACGGAGAACCGTTTACTCACCTGTACTGAGTGCTCAGCCCTGAACTGCTACAAGCGTCACAGTCAGTACCCCGAGTTTTGCCCTACACTTGATCTTGACCAAGATGCCTTGGATGAAGCCCTGCAAACCTACAGACAAGACCCATGGAACGACAAGGCCTTCAAGGCAGCGGCGGAAGTGGAAGGACACTTCTATGGTCGCCTGACGCGGATCGAGGAAATTGCCGAGTTTGCCAAACGCATTGATATTACACATATTGGTATTGCTACGTGTATCGGAATGATGCGCGAATCGCGACTACTGGCAAAATTTCTGAAGGGGCGCGGATATCAAACGACGGGCTTTTCCTGCAAACTGGGATCAAAAGACAAAACCGATGTGGGAGTCCCGGAAGGAGACAAGATAGCTCCGGGTAAATTCGAAGCCATGTGCAATCCAGTCCTGCAGGCTCGCCTGCTGGAGCAAGCCGGTACGGAGCTCAATGTCATCATGGGCCTCTGTGTTGGTCATGACACCCTTTTCATCAAATACTCGGCAGCTCCAGTGACCTACGCTGTGGTCAAGGACCGTGTATTGGCTCACAATCCTGCTGCTGCTCTTTACACCAGTGATTTTTACTACAAGAAACTTTTTGAGTAG
- a CDS encoding HD domain-containing phosphohydrolase, translating into MHDYNNEFEEKMTLRKELSPDELLKLIFDYVAKISNEKQVDAILVLMADMGREMVVSDRCTLWLLDEINNELWTKVAHGIPPIRIPVNSGVVGYAINSGEAVIINDAYSDERFNPEVDRKTGYKTKNIMALPIRNNEGDIIGAYQAINKVTPEGLFTEKDLEHIALAASYSGKALESAMLYQEIEDTQKEIIFTMAEVGESRSKETGNHVKRVAEYSRILAEGIGLDEREVEVLRMASPMHDIGKIGIPDAILKKPGKLTDHEFDIMKSHSRLGYDMLKGSRRTILKSAAIVAHEHHEKYNGRGYPNAISGENIHVYGRITAVADVFDALGSDRVYKAAWPLERIVNLFKEERGQHFDPKLIDVFFHRFDEILAIRDYFQDDISNEANTDG; encoded by the coding sequence ATGCACGACTACAATAATGAGTTTGAAGAAAAAATGACTTTACGCAAAGAACTGAGCCCTGATGAACTTTTGAAACTTATTTTTGATTACGTAGCCAAAATATCCAATGAGAAGCAAGTCGATGCCATCCTTGTACTGATGGCAGATATGGGGCGTGAGATGGTTGTTTCTGACCGATGCACCCTCTGGCTACTCGACGAGATCAATAACGAGCTGTGGACCAAAGTGGCTCACGGAATTCCCCCTATTAGAATTCCTGTTAACAGCGGTGTTGTGGGATATGCTATCAATTCGGGCGAAGCTGTGATCATTAACGATGCCTATAGCGATGAACGCTTTAACCCCGAGGTTGACCGAAAAACCGGTTATAAGACAAAAAACATTATGGCGCTGCCAATTCGCAATAACGAAGGAGATATTATTGGCGCCTATCAGGCTATCAACAAAGTTACCCCGGAAGGTCTCTTTACAGAAAAAGATCTCGAGCATATCGCTCTGGCAGCCTCATACTCCGGAAAGGCGTTAGAATCTGCTATGTTGTACCAGGAGATTGAAGATACCCAAAAAGAGATTATATTCACCATGGCAGAAGTAGGTGAAAGCCGCTCTAAGGAAACCGGAAATCACGTTAAGCGCGTGGCAGAGTACTCACGGATTTTGGCGGAAGGTATTGGCCTTGATGAACGCGAAGTGGAAGTGTTGCGCATGGCCTCACCCATGCACGATATTGGAAAAATCGGCATTCCCGATGCTATTTTAAAAAAACCGGGGAAACTCACCGATCATGAGTTTGACATTATGAAAAGCCACTCCCGACTCGGGTACGATATGCTGAAAGGTTCACGGCGAACCATTCTTAAGTCTGCTGCCATTGTCGCCCACGAACACCATGAAAAATACAATGGGCGAGGCTACCCCAATGCCATTAGCGGTGAAAACATTCATGTCTATGGGCGTATTACGGCTGTAGCAGATGTTTTCGACGCCCTGGGCAGTGATCGGGTATATAAAGCGGCCTGGCCACTGGAGCGAATAGTCAACCTCTTTAAAGAAGAGCGTGGCCAGCACTTTGATCCCAAGCTTATTGATGTTTTTTTTCATCGATTTGATGAAATTCTTGCTATCCGTGATTATTTTCAGGACGATATTTCCAACGAGGCAAATACAGACGGATAG
- a CDS encoding long-chain-fatty-acid--CoA ligase yields the protein MHLYHLVERAATEYPRKTFIKYEKESITFRQLQDHSLSLAHLLFKKGVRPGTHVAVLMDNHPDYITALFAIMRLNAVFVPINNFLKGEEIEYILKDSETRLLICSSRFSRLAATVQKHGVNILYGGKDSAEKQPNIHDTPANTETLPRLSEDERSLAFLLYTSGTTGHPKGVMLSHNNLVSNLRSIKGAFGDFLHSRRRFLLFLPLFHTFPLTANLLLPLFLGCTLRLFPGVRPFRPIMRSLLTEGMDVFIAVPAIYSVLSKAKIPWYVRLFLGKKIYISGGSPLAEETFHSINRKLPGMVLEGYGLSECSPVVSFNPPDKSKVRSVGPPLPEVEVKVVDDDLCELPCNVEGELIVRGPNVMEGYYGNPQESAQALHNGWLRTGDIARIDEDGYIFIVDRLKDLIISKGMNIYPREVEEVLYKHEGVEHAAVLGLPDKQLEEIPVAFIVKSSEYRGHLDEVVLKKYLRPHIANYKIPRQFHFIDDIPLNATGKVMKRELREQIQAAMDYLRDQHDSSADNSETRAEPPPLVEQTQLLEATREESEKKHET from the coding sequence ATGCATCTTTACCATCTAGTGGAACGAGCGGCCACTGAGTATCCCCGAAAAACTTTTATCAAGTACGAAAAAGAAAGTATTACTTTTCGCCAGCTACAGGACCATAGCCTCAGCTTGGCACATCTACTCTTTAAAAAAGGGGTTCGTCCAGGAACCCACGTAGCTGTCCTTATGGACAACCACCCCGATTATATCACTGCCCTTTTTGCCATCATGCGCCTCAATGCTGTCTTTGTGCCTATCAACAACTTTCTTAAGGGCGAAGAGATTGAGTATATTTTGAAAGACAGCGAAACACGGCTACTTATTTGCAGCAGCAGATTTTCACGCTTGGCAGCCACAGTGCAAAAACATGGTGTAAATATACTTTATGGTGGCAAGGATTCCGCTGAAAAACAACCCAACATACATGACACGCCAGCAAACACGGAGACACTTCCCAGGCTGAGCGAAGACGAGCGATCTCTGGCTTTTCTCCTTTATACTTCCGGCACTACCGGACATCCTAAAGGGGTGATGTTGAGTCACAACAACTTAGTTTCAAACCTGCGCAGTATAAAAGGAGCCTTTGGCGACTTTTTACACTCCCGCCGAAGGTTTTTACTTTTTTTACCGCTTTTCCACACTTTTCCCCTCACAGCCAACTTGCTCCTCCCCCTTTTTCTCGGCTGTACACTGCGCCTATTTCCTGGAGTACGCCCTTTTAGGCCAATCATGCGAAGCTTGCTTACTGAAGGAATGGACGTCTTTATTGCTGTTCCCGCAATTTATTCCGTGCTTTCCAAAGCGAAAATCCCTTGGTACGTTCGCCTTTTTTTAGGAAAAAAAATTTACATTTCCGGCGGTAGCCCCTTGGCGGAAGAGACCTTTCACAGTATTAACCGCAAACTACCAGGAATGGTTCTAGAGGGTTATGGTTTGAGCGAATGCTCACCAGTGGTCTCCTTCAACCCTCCCGACAAAAGTAAGGTGCGCTCTGTTGGCCCGCCACTGCCGGAAGTCGAGGTCAAGGTAGTTGACGATGACCTGTGCGAGTTGCCCTGCAATGTTGAGGGAGAGTTAATTGTGCGAGGTCCCAATGTGATGGAGGGCTACTACGGCAACCCTCAGGAAAGTGCCCAAGCGCTTCATAACGGATGGCTGCGTACGGGGGATATTGCCCGCATTGATGAGGATGGTTATATATTTATAGTAGACCGTCTTAAAGACCTTATAATCAGCAAGGGAATGAACATTTATCCTCGTGAGGTGGAGGAAGTACTTTACAAGCATGAGGGGGTTGAGCATGCTGCCGTACTGGGGCTTCCCGATAAACAATTGGAAGAAATCCCGGTAGCCTTTATTGTAAAAAGCAGCGAGTACCGAGGACACCTTGACGAAGTAGTCTTAAAAAAATACTTGCGACCCCACATAGCGAACTACAAAATACCTCGCCAGTTTCATTTCATTGATGATATCCCCCTCAACGCTACTGGCAAAGTGATGAAACGGGAGTTGCGCGAACAGATCCAGGCAGCTATGGATTACCTTAGAGATCAGCACGACAGCTCAGCTGACAACTCAGAGACAAGAGCAGAGCCACCACCTCTGGTAGAACAAACACAGTTGCTGGAGGCTACCCGCGAAGAGTCTGAAAAGAAACATGAAACATAA
- a CDS encoding hybrid sensor histidine kinase/response regulator: MTTAQDIYSMHILLVDDSAYNIALIETALLEEGYRNISSVTSARAAYDFLHTTTVAVNLIILDILMPEIDGLEVCQTLSAHQQYQEIPILIATSRTDVETLKAAFELGASDYVRKPIVNNTELLVRVRNLLQMRLQWLLRTRREQELEELNNSLEQRIQNEVEMNRQKDQLMLHQARLAEMGEMIGYIAHQWRQPLNIVALLCQEHHEYFQANNLTAEDMATGTEKILEQLEFMSQTIDDFRNFFRSDKNRSIFPVRQALETTLSLVGAALKKNKIPVEIVYNAEPSIDGYAKEYAQVLLNIINNARDAVINSEQQTDPGIFIEVLQENGTVTVCIEDNGGGIPASIIEKIYLPYFTTKNNGQGTGLGLYMSKVIIERNMGGKLSVCNTKRGARFCITVPSAS, from the coding sequence ATGACCACGGCTCAAGATATCTACTCCATGCACATTCTTCTTGTGGATGATTCCGCTTACAACATTGCACTTATCGAGACTGCCCTGCTTGAGGAAGGCTATCGCAATATTTCCAGCGTCACCAGCGCTCGTGCAGCTTACGATTTTTTGCATACAACTACAGTTGCGGTAAATTTGATTATACTTGACATACTTATGCCTGAAATTGATGGGCTTGAGGTGTGTCAAACTCTGAGTGCTCACCAACAATACCAAGAGATACCTATTCTGATTGCGACCTCCCGCACCGACGTGGAAACCCTGAAAGCTGCCTTTGAATTGGGTGCCAGCGACTATGTGCGAAAACCAATAGTAAACAATACAGAGCTGTTGGTGCGAGTGCGTAATCTGCTGCAAATGCGGCTTCAATGGTTACTGCGCACTAGGCGAGAGCAAGAGCTGGAGGAACTAAACAACTCTTTGGAGCAGCGCATTCAGAATGAAGTAGAAATGAATCGCCAGAAGGACCAACTCATGCTACATCAGGCCCGACTGGCAGAAATGGGGGAGATGATTGGCTACATTGCCCACCAGTGGCGTCAACCTCTTAATATAGTTGCTCTTCTGTGCCAGGAGCACCATGAGTACTTTCAGGCCAATAACCTCACTGCAGAAGACATGGCAACGGGTACGGAGAAAATACTGGAGCAGTTGGAGTTCATGTCCCAGACCATCGATGATTTTCGCAATTTCTTTCGCTCTGATAAAAACCGGAGTATCTTTCCAGTACGGCAAGCCTTAGAAACTACACTTTCTTTGGTGGGCGCCGCACTGAAGAAAAACAAGATACCAGTAGAAATTGTCTACAACGCTGAGCCGTCGATTGACGGGTATGCGAAAGAGTATGCCCAAGTGCTGCTTAATATTATTAATAACGCCCGAGATGCGGTCATAAACAGTGAACAGCAAACTGATCCAGGGATTTTCATTGAGGTACTCCAGGAGAATGGTACGGTCACTGTCTGTATAGAAGACAATGGCGGCGGCATCCCTGCAAGTATTATAGAAAAAATCTACTTGCCCTACTTTACAACGAAGAATAATGGACAGGGAACTGGTTTGGGGCTATATATGTCAAAGGTAATTATTGAGCGTAATATGGGCGGAAAACTTAGCGTGTGTAATACAAAACGGGGCGCTCGCTTTTGTATTACCGTGCCTTCAGCATCATAA
- the asnS gene encoding asparagine--tRNA ligase, with amino-acid sequence MQNQSTPIKQILQGLYRDDIVKVQGLVRTFRQSKNVAFIAINDGSTFESLQVVLGDGLGDNLYEQLGTGAALEIEGTVVASPAAGQSWELQATDLRITGPAGSEYPLQKKRHSLEYLRSIGHLRPRTNTFNAVFRLRSFVSHAIHRYFEQRGFYWMHTPIITANDCEGAGEQFRVTTLPRITSDDDFGQDFFGQPASLTVSGQLEGEALATALGKIYTFGPTFRSENSNTSRHLAEFWMIEPEVAFADLDDMLDLAEDFIISIVQQVLEHCQSELNFFEQFVESGLLQKLQAVSREPFARITYSDAVAILQKCGEDFEYPVQWGADLQAEHERYLCENHMGKPVFVTDYPADIKAFYMKLSDDERTVRAMDLLLPGIGEIIGGSQREDRHDVLKKRMEQFGIDCHAMSWYLELRRFGNQPHAGFGLGLERLLQYLSGMGNIRDVIPFPRAPRQI; translated from the coding sequence ATGCAAAATCAATCCACTCCCATCAAGCAAATACTCCAGGGACTCTACCGGGATGACATAGTCAAGGTACAGGGCCTGGTTCGCACTTTTCGTCAGTCAAAAAATGTAGCATTTATCGCCATCAATGATGGCTCAACTTTTGAGAGCCTGCAGGTAGTGCTGGGGGATGGCCTGGGGGATAATCTGTACGAACAGCTGGGGACCGGAGCTGCCTTGGAGATCGAGGGCACGGTAGTTGCGTCGCCTGCGGCAGGACAAAGCTGGGAGCTCCAGGCGACGGATCTGCGCATAACTGGCCCCGCTGGCTCGGAGTACCCACTGCAGAAAAAGCGCCACTCCCTGGAATACCTGCGCAGCATTGGTCACCTGCGCCCCCGCACCAACACCTTTAACGCAGTCTTTCGTCTGCGCTCCTTTGTTAGTCACGCAATCCACCGCTACTTTGAACAGCGTGGATTTTACTGGATGCATACGCCCATCATCACCGCCAACGACTGTGAGGGGGCCGGTGAGCAGTTTCGTGTTACCACATTACCCCGCATTACTTCGGATGATGACTTTGGGCAAGATTTCTTCGGTCAACCAGCTTCTCTTACTGTCAGTGGCCAGCTGGAGGGGGAGGCTTTAGCAACTGCATTGGGGAAAATATACACTTTTGGTCCTACTTTTCGCTCTGAAAACTCCAATACATCCCGGCATCTGGCTGAGTTCTGGATGATAGAGCCAGAAGTTGCCTTTGCCGATCTCGACGACATGCTGGATCTTGCAGAAGACTTTATCATCAGCATAGTGCAGCAGGTACTTGAACACTGCCAGTCGGAACTGAACTTTTTTGAGCAATTCGTAGAATCGGGTTTGCTGCAAAAGCTACAGGCAGTAAGCAGGGAGCCTTTTGCTCGTATAACATACAGTGACGCCGTAGCGATTCTACAAAAATGCGGTGAGGATTTCGAATACCCTGTACAGTGGGGGGCCGATCTGCAGGCAGAGCACGAGCGCTACTTGTGCGAAAATCACATGGGAAAGCCCGTTTTTGTAACTGACTATCCCGCAGACATCAAGGCTTTTTACATGAAGCTTAGCGATGATGAACGCACGGTGCGGGCCATGGATTTGTTGCTGCCAGGTATTGGAGAAATCATTGGCGGTTCCCAGCGCGAAGATCGCCATGACGTTCTGAAGAAGCGCATGGAGCAGTTTGGCATTGATTGCCACGCCATGTCTTGGTATCTTGAGTTGCGCCGTTTTGGTAATCAGCCACACGCTGGCTTTGGCCTGGGTCTAGAGCGTCTACTCCAGTATCTTAGCGGCATGGGGAACATCCGGGACGTTATTCCCTTCCCCCGCGCCCCTCGGCAAATTTAA